A window of Kribbella voronezhensis genomic DNA:
TGGAGCAGGATGCGCAGGACGCGTTGCGAGACGAGGTGCAGCGACGGCTGCCTGTCGAAGAGGACGGCTCGATCCACCTGGTGGCCAGGGCCTGGGTCGCGCGCGCTACGAGCTGATCCAGTCGGAGCGGAGGAGGCCGAAGAACTGGTCGTCCGTCCATTCGCCTTTGAACCACGTGTTGGCGAGTCGCAGGCCTTCGTCGCGGAAGCCCACTCGCCTCAGCAGCGCGGCCGAGGCGACGTTGCGAGCGTCGCACTCGGCGGACACGCGATGCAGCTTCCGCTCGACGAAGAGGTGGTCGAGCAACCCGCGGACGGCTTCGGTGGCGTAACCGTGGCCCTGGTACCGCGGTGCAAGGGTGAAACCGAGGTCGGCCTGCATCAGGTTCTCGTGCAGGTTCAGCCCGATGTCGCCGATCAGCACGCCGTCGAGGTCGACCGCGTACTGGAACCAGCCGGGCACCAGCGGGTCCCCGGCAGCAAATCCCCGCACCGAGGCGGTCGCCTCCTCGATGCTGACCGGCGCCTCCCAGGACTGGTAGCGCGCGACCTCCGGCACCGACCGGTACGCCGCGAAAGCGGCCGCGTCGTCGGCGCGGAACCGTCGCACGGTCAGGCGTTCGGTGGACAGGAACATGCGGCCATCATGTCAAAGTCGCGCGGTCGGTTCCGTACTTCTTTCGAGGGGTCGCGACGGGCGGCCGAAGGTAAGGAGTGGGCCGGTGAAGTACCTGTTGATCCTGCAGGCCGATGTCGAAGTCCTGGACGAGTTGACCGAGGCGGATCGGGCGTCGGTCCGGACCGGACATGAGGAGTTCCGCCGCATCACCGAGGAGGCGGGCGAGCTGATCGGTCGCGAAGCGCTCGCCGATCCGTCCACCAGCACGGTCGTGTGCCGGGGCGGGATCCGCTCGGGTCCGTTCCAGGGCACGTCGATCGGCGGCTACTACCTCGTCGACGTCGAGTCGAAGGCCCGCGCGATCGAACTCGCGGACCTCCTCCCCGACACCAGGATCGACGGCCTGGCCGTCGAAGTCCGGCCGGTCATGTTGTCGGCCGGCGCCGATTACTGACCTCAGCGCCCGACCGTCAACCTCCTCGTCGCACCCGCTGCTCCGGCAACGTCCACGGTGACGTCGACGCCGAGCGGAGTACGCCGTACGGTGACGCCTTCGTCGGCACGGATAATCTTTGCTCCAGGCAACAAAAGGTGGAGCGTGATGACCGAGGCGCGCTGGGTCGGATCGGCGACGGCGAGATCGAGTTCGCGGCCACGTACGCGGCGGATCACCGAACAGGGTGAGTCCGCGGTCAGCTCGGCGACCCGGTCCGCCTTCCAGAAGTTGACCAACAGCAGGTCGCCGCTGAGGAGTGCCTGGACGTCGGCGGTGTTGCGCAGGATCAGCAGGCCGGAGGATTGGGACAACTGCTTGGTCCGGGCAACGGAAGCGCCCGGTGCGACCAGATAGGCGTAGGTCGCGGCGGTCGGGTCGATGCCGTGGTCGAGCCACATCGTCAGATAGCGACGGGTGATCGGGGTGGTCGGGCCGCCGGTGTTGATGTCCCGCCACGAACCCGTCCGTGTTTCACGCCGCAGTTGCAGGGTGGGGCTGCCGTTGAGGAAGACGTATCCGGCGACGCCGTCCAGATGCGCCCAGCGAGCGGCGACGGCGGCCGAGTCGCCAAGTGCGGGAACTTGCGGCATCCCGTTCACTGTCAGGGGGTTCGTGCCGGTGCTGTGTAAGTTGCGATTCTCCACGACCGTCTCCACGGCGTACCCGCTGCTGCCGCTGATCCCGGCGCCGAGCGCCACGACGTACTCGTCCAGGCAGAACCATGACTTGCGGGCCCGCATCGGCGAGACCGGGCCTTGGAGGTCCTGACCGACAGCGGCGTAGCCGTCGAGGGTGGCGCCGCCCACCCAGGTGGTTGTGGGCCTGGCTGCGCCCCATTCGCCGCCGGCTTTCGGTGCCAGCGGCAACTTGTCGACCGTGGTGCCGGGGAGGCGGTAGCGATCCACGGTCGGCCAGAACGCGTCGGCGTACTGGCCGTTGTCCTTGTCGTAGAGGTAGGTCATTCCGGAACCGCTGTGGAAGCCCTGGTCGTTCTCGCCGTTGCCGCATTCGTAGTACGCGATCCGTTG
This region includes:
- a CDS encoding GNAT family N-acetyltransferase, which gives rise to MFLSTERLTVRRFRADDAAAFAAYRSVPEVARYQSWEAPVSIEEATASVRGFAAGDPLVPGWFQYAVDLDGVLIGDIGLNLHENLMQADLGFTLAPRYQGHGYATEAVRGLLDHLFVERKLHRVSAECDARNVASAALLRRVGFRDEGLRLANTWFKGEWTDDQFFGLLRSDWISS
- a CDS encoding YciI family protein, whose amino-acid sequence is MKYLLILQADVEVLDELTEADRASVRTGHEEFRRITEEAGELIGREALADPSTSTVVCRGGIRSGPFQGTSIGGYYLVDVESKARAIELADLLPDTRIDGLAVEVRPVMLSAGADY